The Agreia sp. COWG nucleotide sequence GATACCCGCAAAGACATCATCAAAGACGTCACGGGAACCTTCAAGGCATGGCAGCGCGGTACCGTCGTGCGCTCGTGGCTGCTGGAGCTGCTCGTCACGGCGCTCGATCAGGACCCGGAGTTCGAGAACATCGAGGGCTACGTCGAGGACTCGGGCGAAGGTCGTTGGACCATCGAAGAGGCGCTCAACAACGCCGTACCGGTCCCCACGATCTCGGCGTCGATCTTCGCTCGTTTCGTGTCTCGCCAGCAGGACTCGCCTTCGATGAAGGCCGTCGCCGCGCTGCGTAACCAGTTCGGCGGCCACGCGGTCAAGAAGGCCGAAGACTAAGACCTCAGTCGTTCCCTGGTCCTGTCGAAGGAATCTCTTCGACAGGAGCAGGGAACGAACGGGTTAAGCCCACACAAAGGAGAGAACATGCTCGTTCGTCATCTCTCCCTCGTCGATTTTCGTAATTACGAGACAGCAGAGGTCGACCTCGAGCCGGGCCCCAACCTCTTCGTAGGTAGCAACGGCCAGGGCAAGACCAACCTGGTCGAATCGCTGGGCTACCTGTCTAGTCTCGGTTCGCATCGGGTGTCCGTGGATCACGCCATGATCAGGGCCGGCCAGAATGCGGCGATCGTGCGGGCACGCCTCCAGCACGAGGCACGCGAGCTGCTCGTCGAAGTGCAGATCAATCGAACGGGTGCCAACAGAGCGCAGGTGAATCGCTCCGTGATCAAGCCTCGTGAGCTGCCGCGTTATTTCTCGTCGGTGCTCTTCGCTCCCGAAGACCTGGCGCTCATTCGCGGCGAGCCCTCGGGACGACGTCGTTTTCTCGATCAACTGCTCGTCGCACGCACCCCTCGGCTCGCGGGGGTCCAAGCCGACTACGAGAGGGTGCTCAAGCAGCGCAACACTCTCTTGAAGTCGGCGCGGGCATCCGGCCTTCGAGGAGCCAATCTCTCGACCCTCGACATCTGGGACGAGCGGCTGGTCGAACTGGGCAGTGAGCTGATAGACGAGAGGGTCTCGCTGGTCGGGCGCCTTCATCCCCTGGTCGTCGAGGCATACCGCTCGATCGCCGGGGCCGACCACAGGCCAGCCCTGAGCAACCGGCTGAGCGTGTTGTCGGCGCATCCGGATGCCGACGAGCAGGCCGACGACGGATTCGCGCTTCCCGACGGAACGACACGAGAGCCGTTGACGCGCGACAGGGTGTCCTTGCTGTTCCGCGAGGGACTTGCGCGTGTGCGCCGGCAAGAGCTGGATCGCGGACTGACTCTCATCGGGCCCCACAGGGACGACCTCGTGTTCGAGTTGAACGGGCTTCCTGCCAAGGGGTACGCGAGCCACGGCGAATCATGGTCGTACGCGCTGTCTCTCAAGCTCTCGGCCGCGGCACTCCTGCGCGTCGAGTCCCCGACGGGCGATCCCGTGGTCATCCTCGATGACGTGTTCGCCGAGCTCGACGAGGCCCGTCGCGAGAGGCTCGCTGTCGCCGTGGCGGACTATCAGCAGGTGCTCATCACGGCGGCGGTCTACGACGACGTGCCGGAGTCGCTCACCCCGAACACCGTGCGCATCAGCGCGGGCACGATCGTGGAATCGTCATGAGCGAGCCATCACTGCCATCCGCGGTGTATCTGCGTTTCAAAGAGGTGTTCGGCGATGCGAACAGTCGACGATACGGGCCCAGGAAGCGCCGTACGAGGGAGCCCATTGCAGAGAATGAGGCATTCGGGCGGGGCCGCGACCCCAAGGGAATCGCCGATGTCATGACGGCGATGACCAGCGAACTCGGATGGGCGACGCCGCTCGCCAAGTCGGACCTGCTTCTCGCGTGGACGGACATCGCCGGCGCCGATACGGCAGAACACAGCTTTCCCCTCGACGTGACAGACGCCGTCCTGACGGTGCAGTGCGATTCCACTGCGTGGGCGACTCAGCTGCGTCACATGCGAACGATGATCATGACGCGTATCGCCCAGTCCTATCCGGACGCGGGCATCGAGTCGGTGCGCTTTCAGGCACCCCACGCCCCTTCCTGGAAAAAGGGCTCCAGATCAATTCCAGGGCGTGGTCCTCGCGATACCTATGGTTAGGGTGACAAATACGGTCACTGCCCCAAAATAAACCCCTCAGATCGCCGTAGAGCAGCTTTTAGACACGCTGTGTTTGCTAGAATTAAGGGTCGCCTTCCGCTCTCAATCGAGGCGGCACTGAGGAGCCCATTTCTATATGTCTGAGTCAGACAAAGTGAACCCCGACAGCGAGTACGGCGCAGACCAGATCCAGGTTCTCGAGGGCCTCGAGGCCGTGCGCAAGCGTCCGGGCATGTACATCGGGTCGACAGGTCCGCGCGGACTGCATCATCTGGTCTACGAGATCGTCGACAACAGCGTCGATGAGTCGCTGGCCGGGTATGCCGACAGCATTCAGGTCGTAATGCGCCGCGACGGCGGTATCCAGGTGACAGACAACGGCCGCGGAATTCCCGTCGACATGCACCCCGTCGAGAAGAAGTCCACCGTCGAGGTCGTCCTGACGATCCTGCACGCGGGCGGAAAGTTCGGCGGCGGCGGCTACGCCGTATCCGGTGGTCTGCACGGCGTGGGCAGCTCTGTCGTGAACGCGCTGTCGAGCGAACTCGATGTCGAGGTGCGCCGCCAGGGCAATGTCTATCGCCAGAGCTATCGCAACGGTGTTCCGGAGGCCCCGCTCTCCAAAGACGAGACGACGACCGAGACCGGAACCCGCATCACGTTCTGGCCGAGCGCCGAGACGTTCGAGTCGGTCGAGTTCGACTACGAGACGCTGCGCGCACGCTTCCAGCAGATGGCCTTCCTCAACAAGGGCCTCAGCATCACGCTCACCGACGAGCGGGCGAGCAGTGAGGGGCAGGGCGTCGCAGAAGACGGCGAGCCCGTCACGGTGACCTACCTCTATGAAAAGGGTCTCCAAGACTACGTCGAGTATCTCAACCGCTCGAAGAAGAACGACCTGGTGAACGAGGAGATCATCTCGTTCGAGCAAGAGGACACGGTGCGAAAGATCGCACTCGAGGTCGCCATGCAGTGGACGACGGGCTACACCGAGAGCGTGCACACCTACGCGAACACCATCAACACGCACGAGGGTGGAACGCACGAAGAGGGCTTCCGGGCGGCGCTCACGACCCTCGTGAACAAGTACGCCCGAGAAAAGGGCATCATCAAGGAGAAAGACGACAATCTCTCCGGTGACGATGTGCGCGAGGGCTTGACCGCCGTCATCTCTATCAAGCTGGCAGAGCCGCAGTTCGAGGGCCAGACCAAGACGAAGCTCGGCAACACCGAGGCCAAGGCGTTCGTACAGCGCGTCGTCGGTGTCGAACTCACAGACTGGTTCGATCGCAACCCCACGCAGGCTCGCGACATCATCCGCAAGGCGATCCAGGCATCCCAGGCCCGTCTCGCGGCTCGCAAGGCTCGCGAGCAGACCCGTCGCAAGGGCCTGCTTGAGGGTGGCGGCATGCCAGGCAAGCTCAAAGACTGTTCATCTCGTGACCCGATGAAGAGCGAGATCTTCATCGTGGAGGGCGACTCGGCCGGCGGTTCCGCCATCCAGGGTCGCAACCCCGAGACCCAGGCCATTCTGCCGCTGCGCGGAAAGATCCTCAATGTCGAGAAGGCGCGGCTCGACCGAGCCCTCGGCAACAACGAGGTGCAGGCCATGATCACCGCGTTCGGCGCAGGAATCGGCGAGGACTTCAACCCCGACAAGGCCCGGTACCACAAGATCGTGCTCATGGCCGATGCCGACGTCGACGGCCAGCACATCACG carries:
- the recF gene encoding DNA replication/repair protein RecF encodes the protein MLVRHLSLVDFRNYETAEVDLEPGPNLFVGSNGQGKTNLVESLGYLSSLGSHRVSVDHAMIRAGQNAAIVRARLQHEARELLVEVQINRTGANRAQVNRSVIKPRELPRYFSSVLFAPEDLALIRGEPSGRRRFLDQLLVARTPRLAGVQADYERVLKQRNTLLKSARASGLRGANLSTLDIWDERLVELGSELIDERVSLVGRLHPLVVEAYRSIAGADHRPALSNRLSVLSAHPDADEQADDGFALPDGTTREPLTRDRVSLLFREGLARVRRQELDRGLTLIGPHRDDLVFELNGLPAKGYASHGESWSYALSLKLSAAALLRVESPTGDPVVILDDVFAELDEARRERLAVAVADYQQVLITAAVYDDVPESLTPNTVRISAGTIVESS
- the gyrB gene encoding DNA topoisomerase (ATP-hydrolyzing) subunit B, with the translated sequence MSESDKVNPDSEYGADQIQVLEGLEAVRKRPGMYIGSTGPRGLHHLVYEIVDNSVDESLAGYADSIQVVMRRDGGIQVTDNGRGIPVDMHPVEKKSTVEVVLTILHAGGKFGGGGYAVSGGLHGVGSSVVNALSSELDVEVRRQGNVYRQSYRNGVPEAPLSKDETTTETGTRITFWPSAETFESVEFDYETLRARFQQMAFLNKGLSITLTDERASSEGQGVAEDGEPVTVTYLYEKGLQDYVEYLNRSKKNDLVNEEIISFEQEDTVRKIALEVAMQWTTGYTESVHTYANTINTHEGGTHEEGFRAALTTLVNKYAREKGIIKEKDDNLSGDDVREGLTAVISIKLAEPQFEGQTKTKLGNTEAKAFVQRVVGVELTDWFDRNPTQARDIIRKAIQASQARLAARKAREQTRRKGLLEGGGMPGKLKDCSSRDPMKSEIFIVEGDSAGGSAIQGRNPETQAILPLRGKILNVEKARLDRALGNNEVQAMITAFGAGIGEDFNPDKARYHKIVLMADADVDGQHITTLLLTLVFRYMRPLIELGYVYLAMPPLYRLKWTNANHEYVYSDEERDALLVNGQAAGKRIPKDNGIQRYKGLGEMDYRELWDTTMDPETRTLRQITLDDAAAVDETFSTLMGEDVESRRNFIQKNAKDVRFLDI
- a CDS encoding DUF721 domain-containing protein, which codes for MSEPSLPSAVYLRFKEVFGDANSRRYGPRKRRTREPIAENEAFGRGRDPKGIADVMTAMTSELGWATPLAKSDLLLAWTDIAGADTAEHSFPLDVTDAVLTVQCDSTAWATQLRHMRTMIMTRIAQSYPDAGIESVRFQAPHAPSWKKGSRSIPGRGPRDTYG